A section of the Sander vitreus isolate 19-12246 chromosome 19, sanVit1, whole genome shotgun sequence genome encodes:
- the nwd2 gene encoding NACHT and WD repeat domain-containing protein 2 produces the protein MKRMNPRWKSPTMWPSGVGSRQPCPRESALRKAAISGNINALPHHVPIGRSVRVFICANPDDTEAERNALKEHVYPKLRDFCRENYGIEFQVVDLYWGTDPEEWDSPELQRLRMKLLEECLKTSAGPCFVGLVGEKYGSIRVPGEVESAEFEMILDAAVEAGLDTHILEEWYCRDENSVPPAYYLKPKAQMLKNCQNSMESSSAAKTKNDKAWRNVSEEIKRIFRTAVLQLQEKGTMKSAQAKKFLCSALEDELDFALGKQTPAFLRKCVCYIRKIANFDRFAKIPEMTRYMDIVVGSDRVMRNQEAYERLLKVRDEFIPTVVAASNLRVYSSVTHCDMKLGYSQEVESHYVEGLCKQFYEDMVDIIQATVQQNFDTETDPLYDEILQQLSLCKSYAALYEFKTESLDYVQEYLLTSKGSRMSPLVVYGGPCTGKTLLLSEVAKQAYTWLQKEMGPETDPVVIVRFIGSSQLSTDLRTLLQSICEQIAINYRCLIHFLPNKIQEMRELLINLLGESSFHRPLVIVLDALEQLSDADEVRKLWWLPIHLPRTVRIVVSTLPNKHGILQKLRQLIHDEGYYVELIQRDRKVCSQTLKQQLLGVKRKVTSGQQIYVNEALAKCTLPMFVNLIYREVVHWRSHKDVDDRSLCSTVHESIEQLFYSVENKLGQRFVFRALGYITMAKAGLTEVELEDILSLDNIVLGDVIVATYLKNPLRISYDLVARLKEELDGYLVERQVRNVTLMVWANRHLHLIAQKLYLSNEEDVHQMHSLLAEYFLGAWSGGRKKIFTYDNNHFTSLNISHHKNPHQQQSHEKTSSDKYSYDRQTPEQPWVFQCNLLEPDIFFVNHRKMTELVYHLTRSGRTDDLMFGVIMNFSWLYTMIKIGQFEKALSDIDLAYSYTQEKELKFLATTLRSIKVKVLNSPASLSAELQQRLLPVVTSLPKLRHLLLECDKDGPKYCSIVPLHSSMDVTYSPERLPLCSSYMQIVEILPTLAPNIVLVALEDGSVSTWDVESRQLQRQIDTAKSVVLGIRLTTDEKYLVVATTKNTLLIYDNHKSCLLSEVEIKGSKHGGVTGGVAFINGFTLSTHHALAWLEASKEVNVIDLLYGWPLYQFHCWYEVTCVQCSPDGMYAFCGQYLNTASIFHLGNGDKLATVTSEFSGGFVKSILVLDTLHQMVMVDNEGSLSVWNTKEITNPRLMEDYDCRGDDSEVVGIELSEDQRSILICKARSIEVLDTKVWKMVEKFKAKRTERFVAAVLSKNGQSIVASMENTSSIFVWRRDSGQCMASLIEISGAIVKLIKSAHHNLLLSVASSGVLSVWDIDIITAMSNIDKTGKKIQTLQLTGREDYVFTMDGSEAVHKWNFSTGFIETVFKHEGIVENCVLTSSGDLMVTSDDKSSQYIWQTNTGENIFRINGQRISQLLITHNDQFVVSLCEQNASRVWRLGTGHKVCNILVTLQNALVTTANTFLVGTSKNKLLAVSLWSGSVSKKFVCDDGITIVNFKLIPDCPDCVVFITSTETIFIWSVADESVCRRVQLPTNFLKNLEDFQISPNGKLGIVSKGDENINVLDLHSGKLRLVHAAGIIWRQKLSRDGRYLVYICFRNCDEDDDAGVVSNLIVMRLADGKSIGTCSLYKTPTSLSLSQRALNIIIGFEDGSIGTYTVVDRVDAALKIKIATSNSRQIVNNASQKVRPKCGNHSFKTVADCVWRESTEVFSRDSPINVSDSGEGESTTPTKKTELLQ, from the exons acacagaggcagagaggaacGCACTGAAAGAACACGTCTACCCCAAACTACGAGACTTCTGCAGGGAGAACTATGGGATTGAATTCCAG gtggtGGACCTGTACTGGGGTACGGACCCAGAGGAGTGGGACAGTCCAGAGCTGCAGCGACTCAGGATGAAGCTCCTGGAGGAATGTCTAAAGACCTCAGCGGGACCATGTTTTGTT GGTCTGGTGGGAGAAAAGTACGGCAGCATCCGAGTGCCAGGGGAGGTGGAATCAGCTGAGTTTGAAATGATCTTGGATGCAGCTGTGGAGGCGGGACTGGACACACACATCTTGGAAGAGTGGTACTGCAGGGATGAAAACTCTGTGCCACCCGCATACTACCTCAAACCCAAAGCCCAAATGCTTAAGAACTGCCAGAACTCT ATGGAGTCAAGCAGCGCAGCCAAGACCAAGAATGACAAGGCCTGGAGGAATGTGTCGGAGGAGATCAAGAGGATCTTTCGAACAGCGGTGCTGCAGCTTCAGGAGAAGGGGACCATGAAGAGCGCTCAGGCCAAGAAATTCCTTTGCTCTG CCTTGGAGGATGAATTAGACTTTGCCCTTGGAAAACAAACTCCTGCCTTTCTCAGGAAATGTGTCTGCTACATTCGCAAGATCGCCAACTTTGACCGCTTTGCCAAAATCCCTGAGATGACCCGATACATGGACATCGTGGTCGGCAGCGATCGCGTCATGCGCAACCAGGAAGCCTACGAACGCCTTCTAAAGGTACGGGACGAATTCATCCCCACAGTTGTTGCTGCCTCCAACCTCCGTGTCTATTCTTCAGTCACTCACTGCGACATGAAGTTAGGCTACTCCCAAGAAGTGGAGAGCCACTATGTAGAAGGTCTGTGTAAACAGTTCTACGAGGACATGGTGGATATCATCCAAGCCACGGTCCAGCAGAACTTTGACACAGAGACTGACCCGCTGTACGATGAGATTCTGCAGCAACTCTCCCTATGTAAAAGCTACGCAGCACTCTACGAGTTCAAGACCGAGTCTTTGGATTACGTACAAGAGTACCTTCTGACGTCCAAGGGGAGCAGAATGAGCCCTCTGGTGGTGTACGGGGGACCTTGTACTGGGAAGACACTGCTGCTGTCTGAGGTGGCCAAACAG GCCTACACATGGCTGCAGAAAGAGATGGGCCCTGAAACCGACCCAGTGGTTATTGTCCGTTTTATTGGCTCCAGCCAGCTCTCCACAGACCTACGCACCCTCCTCCAGAGCATTTGTGAACAGATTGCAATAAACTACCGCTGCCTGATTCACTTTTTGCCTAACAAGATCCAGGAGATGAGGGAGCTCCTGATCAACCTTCTAGGAGAATCTTCATTCCACAGGCCCTTGGTCATTGTCCTGGATGCACTGGAGCAGCTCTCAGATGCCGATGAAGTACGCAAGCTGTGGTGGCTCCCCATACATCTGCCTCGGACAGTCCGTATTGTAGTCTCAACGTTACCCAATAAACATGGCATCCTGCAGAAGCTTCGACAGCTCATTCATGATGAGGGGTATTATGTGGAATTAATTCAGAGGGACCGCAAGGTCTGCAGCCAAACATTGAAACAGCAGTTGCTGGGGGTTAAAAGAAAGGTCACCTCAGGCCAACAGATCTATGTCAATGAAGCACTTGCCAAGTGTACATTGCCGATGTTTGTCAACCTCATCTACAGAGAAGTAGTTCATTGGAGGTCTCACAAAGATGTGGATGACAGGTCCCTGTGCTCAACAGTGCATGAAAGCATAGAACAGCTTTTCTACTCCGTGGAGAACAAGTTGGGCCAACGATTTGTCTTCAGGGCATTAGGGTATATCACCATGGCCAAGGCTGGGCTAACAGAGGTCGAGCTGGAAGATATTCTGTCCCTTGATAATATAGTTCTTGGTGATGTCATTGTGGCAACATACCTCAAAAACCCCTTGAGGATCTCTTATGATTTGGTTGCCAGGCTTAAAGAGGAGCTGGATGGTTATCTGGTGGAACGCCAGGTACGTAACGTCACCTTGATGGTTTGGGCAAACAGACACCTGCATCTCATTGCCCAGAAGCTGTATCTAAGCAACGAGGAAGACGTCCATCAAATGCACAGCCTACTCGCTGAGTACTTCCTGGGGGCATGGTCAGGAGGCAGGAAGAAGATCTTCACTTATGATAACAACCATTTCACTTCCCTGAATATATCTCATCACAAAAACCCCCACCAGCAGCAGTCCcatgaaaaaacatcctctGACAAGTACTCATATGACAGACAGACTCCAGAGCAGCCTTGGGTGTTCCAGTGCAATCTTTTGGAGCCTGACATTTTCTTTGTCAACCATAGGAAGATGACAGAGCTGGTGTACCACCTTACCAGGAGTGGGCGCACTGATGACCTCATGTTTGGTGTCATCATGAACTTCAGCTGGCTGTACACAATGATCAAGATTGGCCAGTTTGAAAAGGCTTTATCAGACATTGACCTAGCTTACAGCTACACCCAAGAAAAAGAACTAAAGTTCCTGGCCACCACTCTCCGTAGCATTAAGGTAAAAGTGCTGAATAGCCCAGCATCGCTGTCGGCTGAGCTGCAGCAAAGGCTTTTGCCAGTTGTCACCTCCCTCCCCAAGCTCAGACACCTCCTCCTTGAGTGTGACAAAGATGGCCCGAAGTACTGCTCCATTGTGCCTCTCCACTCCTCTATGGACGTCACATACAGTCCAGAGAGGCTTCCTCTGTGCTCTAGCTACATGCAGATTGTGGAGATCTTGCCCACTCTAGCACCAAACATAGTCCTTGTAGCCCTCGAAGATGGGTCTGTCAGCACCTGGGATGTAGAGAGCAGACAACTTCAAAGGCAGATCGACACAGCCAAATCCGTTGTGCTTGGAATCAGGCTAACCACTGATGAAAAGTATCTGGTCGTGGCCACAACCAAAAACACGCTGCTCATCTATGATAATCACAAGTCCTGCCTTTTATCTGAGGTTGAAATCAAGGGGTCCAAGCATGGTGGTGTCACTGGTGGGGTGGCCTTCATCAATGGTTTTACTCTGTCCACCCATCATGCTTTGGCTTGGCTTGAGGCTAGTAAAGAAGTCAACGTTATTGACCTACTCTACGGTTGGCCTCTCTACCAGTTCCATTGCTGGTACGAGGTGACTTGTGTTCAGTGCTCTCCGGATGGAATGTATGCCTTCTGTGGCCAGTACCTCAACACTGCATCCATCTTTCATCTGGGGAATGGGGACAAGTTGGCCACTGTGACCTCTGAGTTTTCTGGGGGATTTGTAAAGTCCATTCTAGTTCTGGACACCCTTCACCAAATGGTGATGGTTGACAATGAAGGAAGTTTGTCAGTATGGAACACCAAAGAGATCACCAACCCACGTCTGATGGAGGATTACGATTGTAGAGGGGATGACAGTGAAGTGGTGGGCATTGAGTTATCTGAGGACCAACGCTCCATTCTCATTTGCAAGGCCAGAAGTATCGAAGTTCTGGACACAAAAGTATGGAAAATGGTAGAGAAGTTCAAGGCCAAACGCACTGAACGCTTTGTGGCTGCTGTTCTCTCTAAGAATGGACAAAGCATTGTGGCCTCCATGGAGAACACCTCTTCCATCTTTGTCTGGAGGAGGGACAGTGGGCAATGCATGGCTAGCCTTATTGAGATCTCAGGGGCTATTGTCAAACTCATTAAATCAGCCCACCACAACCTGCTCCTTTCTGTTGCCAGCAGTGGAGTGCTGTCTGTTTGGGACATTGATATCATCACCGCCATGTCCAATATCGACAAAACAGGCAAAAAGATCCAGACCTTGCAGCTGACTGGCAGAGAGGATTATGTGTTTACCATGGACGGTTCAGAAGCTGTCCACAAGTGGAACTTCAGCACTGGCTTTATTGAGACCGTCTTTAAGCACGAGGGCATAGTGGAGAACTGTGTCCTAACCTCCTCAGGGGATCTCATGGTGACTTCAGATGATAAGTCCAGTCAGTACATCTGGCAAACCAACACAGGAGAAAACATCTTCCGCATCAATGGACAGAGAATATCACAGCTGTTAATCACCCACAATGACCAGTTTGTAGTGTCCCTCTGCGAGCAGAATGCCTCTAGAGTCTGGAGACTAGGGACTGGGCACAAAGTTTGCAACATTTTAGTCACCCTCCAGAATGCACTCGTTACCACAGCAAACACTTTCCTTGTGGGAACCTCCAAAAACAAGCTCCTCGCTGTCAGCCTGTGGTCGGGCAGTGTATCCAAGAAGTTTGTCTGTGATGATGGCATTACCATCGTCAACTTCAAGCTCATTCCTGACTGCCCTGACTGTGTTGTGTTCATCACATCCAcagagaccattttcatctggAGTGTGGCAGATGAGTCAGTTTGCAGGCGAGTCCAGCTGCCAACCAATTTCCTCAAAAATCTAGAGGATTTCCAGATCTCACCCAATGGGAAACTAGGAATTGTCTCCAAAGGTGATGAGAATATTaatgtcctggatcttcacagcgGAAAGCTGAGGCTTGTCCATGCTGCTGGTATAATCTGGCGTCAGAAATTATCAAGAGACGGACGTTATCTAGTGTATATCTGTTTCCGGAACTGTGATGAAGACGATGATGCTGGTGTTGTGTCCAATTTGATCGTGATGCGCTTAGCTGATGGTAAGAGCATCGGCACATGCTCTCTATACAAGACGCCcacctccctgtctctctcccagcGAGCACTTAACATCATCATTGGCTTCGAGGACGGCAGTATTGGCACATACACAGTAGTGGATCGTGTGGATGCAGCTCTCAAGATAAAGATAGCCACCTCCAACAGCCGACAGATTGTCAACAATGCCTCGCAGAAGGTACGGCCAAAATGTGGCAACCATTCCTTTAAGACTGTTGCTGACTGCGTTTGGAGAGAGTCAACCGAGGTCTTCTCCAGGGACAGCCCTATCAACGTGTCTGACTCTGGGGAAGGTGAGTCGACCACGCCTACAAAAAAGACTGAACTTCTGCAGTGA